The genomic stretch AGCTCCTGGCCGCCTGGGGGCAGGGGTGGTTCTGAGCGCTGGGCTTCCATCCGCTGGCACtggaggacaggaaggaaggtCAGTTTTGGAAAGGGCTAAGGGCAGCCACTGAAAGAGCCAGGACTGGTGTAGGAGCACGTAGGACACCTGCGATGGGTAGGCTCTGGAGGTAAGGGGTGGGGAGGGTGCAGCACGTATGTCTGGGGAAGGAAGAGTGGTAGGACCCAAAATGAATAGGGGTTCAGAGGTCTTGAGCTCTGAGCCTTGAATTgtggtggtgatgggggggggggtgcgaaGGTGGCGTGGGATGGGAAATCTCACCTGGTGACTGAGGATAGTACTGTAGAGTTGTTCTCTGTCCTCAAGAGGCCGGGGTGGGGCTTGTATTAGACTTGGGGGGCTCAAGGGGACATGGAAGGTGGCCCTCTGCTCCTCTAGGCGGAGGGACTGGGCCTCTGCCACCAGGTCCAGGAGGTGCTCAGTCTGTAGGGAGAGCAGGGAGGCCGAGCGGGGTCCTAGGACTGGAGAGCAGAGGGGAGCATTCAGAGACCCAGATGAATTGTTAGAGGCACAGTGGAGGTAATGATGGGGAGTAGAATGAAGAATAGGGAGAGGGTAGAAGCTAGAGGGTTGCCCATACAGTTCATAGGTAGAAGAGGACCCATGATGGACTAGGATGTGGTAGAGAGGTAAAGGGACCAGGACGTAGGCACCAGGGTCAGGGAGATACGTGTAAGTGGGGGTACCTGTTTGGCGGGTTCCTGGAGGAGGGGATGGAGGAGCAGATCGCCAAGGCCGAGTAGTAGGGTTCACAGAGGGCCAGCCAGGCTCATCCTGATGGGGCCCCTGAAGTGGACAGATACATTCTAGCCAAGCCGGAGTGGAGTGGGCAGGGGGCTAGACCAGCAACCTATTTCCTCTTTCTGTgtctccctccctgcctctgaGGGCTCAGGGCCCTTGCTAGGTCTTAGTCCATGGTCACTCCCGAGTCCTCTGGGTCCATGGCCTGGTCCAGGTCCTCTCACCTCCGTCCCACCATCAGCCTCCCACATCCCATGCCCAGCTCACCTGCTCACCATCCTCTTCTTCCTGGGCTCTCTCAGCTTCCATCCCCTGGAGGGGAGGGTGAGCTGGGATTTGGGAGGAGGACCGGGATTCCTGGGTTCCTTAGGGGAGTGGGGGCTGGAAAGGGGTGGGGGTGAGCCAGGGGCTGGATGTCTGGGTACAGAACAGGAAACTCAGTTCCTGGTCAGCCCCCCACGGGCCCCGCCCAACCCTGTCAACTTCCTCCAGATCTCTTTTCCCACCCAAACAGCTTGTGggacctctctggcccccctggGAGCAGAGTCTGGGAAAAGCTCCATCAGCTCCTGCAGTGGTGGGGTTTCTGATGAAGGACTAAAGGCCTCATCTCCAGAGACTCAGTAGCCCCCCAGTCTAGCCTGTGTTCCCTCCAGCCCCCACCTCCCCTTCTGTTCTGTCAACACAGGAACTAGCTATACAGGAAGTGGTTTCACTACTCCAACAACGCCCCCGCTCCCACACAGACCAGGTTCCTTTGCTCCATAAAGCAGCCCCGATATAGGATTTGGCTCTCTCTTGCCTCCGAGCTTGACTCTGACTTATAAGTACTGGAGGAGCTTGGTTCCATTGGGAAACATAAAACTCAGACCCAGGAATGGCAGGTCCTCAAATATATTCATGAATCCTAGTTCTAGGTCCTGCATAAGTCATCAGTACCATCTAAATGGTTTTTCCTGCTCCCCAGGCAGACATTAGGGAGACAAGATACACATTCACcaagtggccagagtgatagtacagtgggt from Suncus etruscus isolate mSunEtr1 chromosome 18, mSunEtr1.pri.cur, whole genome shotgun sequence encodes the following:
- the GPSM3 gene encoding G-protein-signaling modulator 3 yields the protein MEAERAQEEEDGEQGPHQDEPGWPSVNPTTRPWRSAPPSPPPGTRQTVLGPRSASLLSLQTEHLLDLVAEAQSLRLEEQRATFHVPLSPPSLIQAPPRPLEDREQLYSTILSHQCQRMEAQRSEPPLPPGGQELLELLLRVQGGGRMEEQRSQPPTHTC